In Plasmodium gaboni strain SY75 chromosome 8, whole genome shotgun sequence, one DNA window encodes the following:
- a CDS encoding serine protease DegP yields the protein MIIMLIFLRPRCDMNNFLNCSGEKDIISSTYFKRRDDNMYILCRILNDQRDIEITHIADMLHYNKKNDAYMRKEHNLLEEQNNVSYNPLNSYTYKKKKYILYEKPKKKKEQLTHNIKYENMSHNDHMSNNILWKNSRPYNKSNTLNEDEKNILCLSKQCNQKNVINDFNYDEFLKNEEKTKKKKKNIYYIYKKKNNNNKINEINSVQHFNVKKNILSEKKKNPLNDNLKNKKKIGQIKFHIVGYDKKKIKNYLTPSMISSIKKNLKNKNKKMSEDVNMDKSIGGVLPFFPSKEKIKHKRYLYGEYFMRSSPNKENIKMDTNKNNKEESIINEKLLKNLQNISLSSRIKDIQVEEGSERKIKEEDNNIKEQGNSFKKYFKGVVKLYVDITEPSLEMIWQNNPPKSITGSGFIIEGHLILTNAHNISYSTRILIRKHGNSGKYESKILFVAHDVDIAILTVEDKTFFDDVYALHFGPLPSLKDEIITMGYPSGGDKLSVTEGIVSRIDVQYYKHSNYKFLLTQIDAPLNPGNSGGPALVKEKVVGICFQSYKASNNISYIIPSTIISHVLLDIHKNKKYTGYVFLGVKYEPLENPYLREALGLAELERKKIIKQNVGILITEVFEGHMSKQQGKHYNVGDKYDYMGDKYDYMGDKYNYLGDKYNYMGDKYNYMGDDHRDTPEMDASCTYILNNIRSDKKKIYNNNNSNNNNNNSDNNDYMCGEDTNRLYGLKINDIILSVDDKQINNDGTVILRDEETVGFEYLFNNKFINDICNIKIVRNKKIKIIIIKLYKVEYLLKQHNWDKRNKYFIYGGIVFSILTRSLYLYAQNAEIDRLLLYNHFKKKSRDEIVILKNILPTKITTGYYYTNSIVLRVNNIIVKNLKHFIQLIEMIKYTHKPKYLTKNKYTLQNFKNYYNKNITSLEINKIIHILILTTSGQQVPIVLNKRDVEKYSEEIKKIYSITSDRYVY from the exons atgataataatgttaatttttttaaggCCCCGATGTGATATGAACAATTTTCTGAATTGTTCAGGagaaaaagatattatatcttctacttattttaaaagaagaGATGacaatatgtatatattatgtcGTATATTGAATGATCAAAGAGATATTGAAATAACTCATATTGCAGATATGTtacattataataaaaaaaatgatgcTTATATGAGAAAAGAACATAATTTATTagaagaacaaaataatgtaTCATATAACCCACTCAATAgttatacatataaaaagaaaaaatatatattatatgagaaacccaaaaaaaaaaaggaacaATTAACccataatataaaatatgaaaatatgtCACATAATGATCATATGTCAAATAACATATTGTGGAAGAACTCTCGTCCATATAACAAATCTAATACTCTTAATGAAGatgaaaagaatattttatgtttgTCTAAACAATGCAATcaaaaaaatgtaattaatgattttaattatgatgaattcttaaaaaatgaggaaaaaacaaaaaaaaaaaaaaaaaatatatattatatatataagaaaaaaaataataataataaaataaatgaaattaatTCAGTACAACATTTtaatgttaaaaaaaatatattaagtgaaaaaaaaaagaatcCACTAAATGATAActtaaaaaacaaaaaaaaaattggGCAAATTAAATTTCATATTGTTGgttatgataaaaaaaaaataaagaattatcTCACACCCTCTATGATTAGTTCaattaaaaagaatttaaagaacaaaaataaaaaaatgagtGAGGATGTAAATATGGATAAGTCCATTGGGGGTGTCTTGCCATTTTTTCCAagtaaagaaaaaataaaacataaaagatatttatatg GGGAATATTTCATGCGCTCGTCGCCAAATAAAGAGAACATAAAAATGGATAcaaataagaataataaagaagagtctataataaatgaaaaacttttaaaaaatttacaaaaCATATCTTTGAGTAGTAGAATAAAAGACATTCAAGTGGAAGAAGGAAGtgaaagaaaaataaaagaagaagataataatataaaagagCAAGGtaattcatttaaaaaatattttaaaggtgttgtaaaattatatgtGGATATAACAGAGCCTAGCCTTGAAATGATATGGCAAAACAATCCACCTAAAAGCATAACAGg ATCTGGGTTTATTATTGAGGgtcatttaattttaacGAATGCTCACAATATTTCTTATAGTACCAGGATATTAATAAGAAAGCACGG AAATTCTGGAAAATATGAGTCGAAGATTTTATTCGTTGCTCATGATGTCGATATAGCAATCCTAACTGTTGAAgataaaacattttttgATGATGTGTATGCTCTTCATTTTGGACCTCTGCCTTCCTTAAAAGATGAAATTATAACTATGGGGTATCCATCAGGGGGTGATAAGTTAAGTGTAACAGAAGGAATTGTAAGTAGAATAGACGTGCAGTATTACAAACATTCAAATTATAA ATTTTTATTAACCCAAATAGATGCACCTCTGAACCCAGGAAATAGCGGAGGGCCAGCTCTTGTCAAAGAAAAAGTTGTAGGTATTTGTTTTCAATCCTATAAAGCttctaataatatttcatacATTATACCCAGCACTATAATTAGTCACGTTCTTTTAgatatacataaaaataaaaaatatactgGATATGTTTTCTTGGGTGTCAAGTACGAACCTCTAGAAAACCCTTATCTGCGTGAAGCCTTAGGGTTAGCAGAATtagaaagaaaaaaaataataaaacaaaatgtTGGAATATTGATAACGGAGGTATTTGAAGGTCATATGAGTAAACAACAAGGTAAACATTATAATGTGGGTGataaatatgattatatgggtgataaatatgattatatgggtgataaatataattatttgggtgataaatataattatatgggtgataaatataattatatggGTGATGACCATAGGGATACCCCTGAGATGGATGCATCCTgcacatatattttaaacaATATTAGGagtgataaaaaaaaaatatataataataataatagtaataataataataataatagtgataataatgattatatgTGTGGTGAGGATACAAATCGTTTGTATGGTTTAAAAATCAATGATATAATTCTAAGCGTAGATGATAAACAGATTAACAACGATGGGACGGTCATCTTAAGGGACGAAGAAACTGTAGGCTTcgaatatttatttaataataaatttataaatgatatatgtaatattaaaatagtaagaaataagaaaataaaaataattataataaaattatataaagtagaatatttattaaaacaaCATAACTGGGATAAAcgaaataaatattttatatatggTGGAATAgttttttctatattaaCAAGAAGTTTATATTTGTATGCACAAAATGCAGAGATTGAtagattattattatataatcattttaaaaaaaaaagtagAGATGAAATAgttatattaaaaaatatattaccAACAAAAATAACAACAGGATATTATTACACTAATTCTATTGTGCTTAGagtaaataatataattgtaaaaaatttaaaacattttattCAATTAATTgaaatgataaaatatacacacaAACCTAAATACTTAAccaaaaataaatatactCTTCAAAActttaaaaattattataataaaaatataacatcattagaaataaataaaattattcatattttaattttaacAACCTCTGGTCAGCAAGTACCGATAgtattaaataaaagagacgttgaaaaatattcggaagaaattaaaaagattTATTCTATAACAAGTGATAGATATGTATACTAG
- a CDS encoding putative 26S proteasome regulatory subunit RPN10 — MSNIEATIICIDNSDYNRNEDIVPNRFLSQIDCVNVLCCNKTSLHYKNNIGILMMAGDKIKVKVSLTNDIGQLLSCIHDIKLDGTCDIIRSLLIAQLALKHRVDKNLEQKIILFIGSPFNVNEKQLINTGKQLKKNNISVDIISFGNINKNRDKLMMLFESVNNNDNCRFIECPEYENNLSKFVLNSFLNNNDFNIGNIQDDDQLLNAMQLSLEESQNIEKNMNSSNNINTGNNNNPNNITSNNNDLPTIEEIENMKDIDNELKEALILSLREYTEKNKVENKDTTSCNNNDKDNNENNNNNNNSNNNSSSCCGGDNINSPNYYKKDENFALVNESYKNNFDKNDENKLEESKEKKENESYEKVFKIDKEENIEDTSKDIINENIYKDREHKDENNNIINKDEEKEQSASSLIQDTSYISNILGKINPNVNVFDKNEGDSDKEKKNKE, encoded by the exons ATGAGCAATATCGAAGCTACTATAATATGTATAGATAATAGTGATTATAATAGAAATGAAGATATAGTCCCTAACAGATTTTTATCACAg ATCGATTGTGTAAATGTTCTGTGCTGTAATAAGACGAGCTTacattataaaaacaacataggaatattaatgatggctggagataaaataaaagtaaagGTGTCTCTTACGAATGATATTGGTCAATTACTTTCTTGTATTCATGATATAAAACTGGATGGTACATGTGATATAATAAGAAGTTTATTAATAGCCCAGTTAGCTTTAAAGCATAGAGTAGATAAGAATTTAGAAcagaaaataatattatttatagGTAGTCCATTCAATGTAAATGAGAAGCAATTAATAAATACTGGGAAgcaattaaaaaagaataatatatctgttgatataataagctttggaaatataaataagaataGAGATAAATTAATGATGTTATTTGAGAgtgtaaataataatgataattgTAGATTTATTGAATGCCCagaatatgaaaataatttgaGTAAATTTGTTTTGAATTCTTTcttaaataataatgattttAATATAGGAAATATTCAAGATGATGATCAACTTCTTAATGCTATGCAATTATCACTTGAAGAAAGTCAgaatatagaaaaaaatatgaatagtagtaataacataaacacaggtaataataataatcctaataatattacaagtaataataatgacTTGCCAACAATTGAAGAAATTGAAAATATGAAAGATATAGATAATGAGTTAAAGGAGGctttaatattatcattaagAGAATAtacagaaaaaaataaagtaGAAAATAAAGACACAACAAGTTGTAACAACAACGATAAGGAcaataatgaaaataataataataataataatagcaataataatagtagtaGTTGTTGTGGTGgtgataatattaattctccgaattattataaaaaagatgaaaattTTGCACTTGTAAATGAAAgctataaaaataattttgataaaaatgatgagAATAAATTAGAAGAATCaaaggaaaaaaaagaaaatgaaagCTATGAAAAAGTATTTAAAATAgataaagaagaaaatattgaaGATACATCCaaagatattattaatgaaaatatttataaggATAGAGAACataaagatgaaaataataatataataaataaagatgaaGAAAAGGAACAATCTGCATCTTCATTGATACAAGATACTAGTTATATATCTAACATCTTAGGAAAAATAAATCCAAATGTTAATGTTTTTGACAAAAACGAAGGAGACAGCgacaaagaaaaaaaaaataaagaataa
- a CDS encoding tyrosine--tRNA ligase, protein METTDTKREEQEIEEKKAEEESKSEDVDKRLNDILSISSECIQPDELRVKLLLKRKLICYDGFEPSGRMHIAQGLLKSIIVNKLTSNGCTFIFWIADWFAQLNNKMSGDLKKIKKVGSYFIEVWKSCGMNMENVQFLWASEEINKKPNEYWSLVLDISRSFNINRMKRCLKIMGRSEGEENYCSQILYPCMQCADIFFLNVDICQLGIDQRKVNMLAREYCDIKKIKKKPVILSHAMLPGLLEGQEKMSKSDENSAIFMDDSESDVNRKIKKAFCPPNVIENNPIYAYATSIIFPFYNQFNLIRKEKNGGDKTYYTVQELEHDYVNGLIHPLDLKDNVALYINKLLQPVRDHFQNNIEAKNLLNEIKKYKVTK, encoded by the exons atggaaaCCACAGATACTAAAAGAGAAGAACAAGAaattgaagaaaaaaaagcTGAAGAAGAATCAAAATCAGAAGATGTAGATAAAAGATTAAATGATATACTTTCCATATCATCGGAATGTATTCAACCGGATGAATTGAGAgttaaattattattgaaaagaaaattaatTTGTTATGATGGTTTCGAACCATCAGGCCGTATGCACATAGCTCAAg gGTTACTTAAGAGCATTATTGTAAACAAACTGACGAGCAACGGCTGCACATTCATATTTTGGATTGCCGACTGGTTTGCTCAATTGAACAATAAAATGTCTGGTGATTTGAAAAAGATAAAGAAGGTTGGTAGTTATTTCATCGAGGTATGGAAGAGTTGTGGAATGAATATGGAGAATGTTCAATTTCTTTGGGCAAGTGAAGAGATAAATAAGAAGCCCAATGAATATTGGTCATTGGTTCTTGATATATCTAGAAgttttaatattaatagaaTGAAAAGatgtttaaaaattatgGGAAGAAGTGAAGGAGAGGAAAATTATTGTTCTCAAATATTATATCCATGTATGCAGTGTGctgatatattttttttgaatgTTGATATATGTCAGCTTGGAATAGATCAGAGGAAAGTAAATATGTTGGCTCGAGAATATTGTgacataaaaaaaataaaaaaaaaacctGTAATCCTTTCGCATGCCATGTTGCCAGGTTTATTAGAAGGACAAGAAAAAATGTCTAAATCGGATGAAAATTCAGCAATCTTTATGGATGATTCAGAGAGTGACGTTAATAGAAAGATTAAAAAAGCATTTTGTCCTCCTAATGTTATTGAAAATAATCCAATATATGCATATGCAACGTCTATAATATTCCCCTTCTATAATCAATTCAACTTAATAAGAAAGGAGAAAAATGGAG gAGATAAGACATATTACACCGTGCAAGAACTCGAACATGATTATGTGAATGGTTTAATACATCCGTTAGATTTAAAGGATAATGTTGCCTtgtatattaataaattacTTCAACCAGTTAGAGATcattttcaaaataatatcgaggcaaaaaatttattgaatgaaataaaaaaatacaaagTGACCaagtaa
- a CDS encoding hypothetical protein (conserved Plasmodium protein, unknown function) — protein sequence MKISNYIFGRIIDSYSYVDKIKEHLEFNRIRKHFQDANILDKFLNNYKRKIEYYREKIKTNVLSILRKNYISFDNNVDDDLIFVNRYVYYEIKNEECIMICRKRLKRNFFKKNREYNIGKKKEYIENKYIYDYCYNSLDELKKDKYISTYKSEIVVIFPSYFYIKHFKILRDYIFSFIIERNDKPLNFCYMFKGTLPIYDMNIKQKIDKKNIPYILKNISNEQLENKWNKKKKRRSNKKFTNIELNNDIHLDVDQNKNIHNNIHKNIHKNIHNNIHKNIHKNICNNNKRNNIFRYSNFIVPIINKCIFIKEGISNVEFLNISMKDIFFFTTHINKKYRCNQLFLNGPKCFKKLIYEEKEEEYFLNLYKSKDEKKIFLLSGSHFHNKLFLLNLSKIYSKKIIIKNNYLIKQRKHVIIDMIKLISCRLRGKCFLENFYEHIIIICQGERNHVDIFFICIKDINYLIKRVNRKKYNNNEKKKKNIYHTYLDTYDNNMYNKLHFCHMKYKIKIRKFEIPIDSKIKKLATLKNCNLQDFDMTKYGLVIYLYKYFLTPFICILYLKNIYINTCKKTSGVLINNNNNNNYYNYNNNYYYHLMKMMKIIYLPIKKGSMSCSINNNFYSPFISFDICNTFINNIKLQLNLKKGFLCLSKNINKIEHKDDLVCRSSKLFESIYFKYDKEMEQIFELHKNFCIKDIFLKTTDNKKIAITLVYKSKDNDHICYDNYNNIRSTTTSGMNNINDCIKRIFDNNNNYYYYEKGDKNKKDIEITNFFDYIINEEKKINIDNNKMWYDNNNNNNNNNNIYYDNNNNNNICYDNNNNNICYDNNNNICYDNNFVDDLYSHKYNYLFNDFPIIFHYNLLSQMNMETYKIYNIESKEEKNHMLLPHFIYPSKTIIHVYPFYNEMNLSTYNDEYYFYLLNNFVISYFHLRDSGGLLYDNNEQGERKKFIYKTKEKKKIINDFMHCINFLKYKNISNTEKISLYVYSNCGMIGGYILGHKYKILKNIIFFNPLLDIFNNLTDCNNPHVPSEYLEFGSMNINDYNLKKNIHIKINNNSDNKINGGYNKKHKRYRKNNIRRNTKYSKERYLKGIHKNVRNDNNKKKKYIYIYKYIPYYYLYTMCPYYNISPNYKEHYCNNINNINNISKEVISFNNKNTNMFFKNNILLYLNKNDIICSNYNSIKYFIKYINHKNLTINYYYYYYDHHYDDNGENNLDETHKEHHNNKVNFINFKNNNENEKEKQNFYISFSNKGGHSGYDSSSAYLNTMLDKIYLHFFIN from the coding sequence atgaaaattagtaattatatatttggCAGAATTATCGATTCTTATAGTTATgttgataaaataaaagaacaTTTAGAATTTAATAGAATTAGAAAACACTTTCAAGATGCTAATATTCTtgataaatttttaaataattataaaaggaaaatagaatattatcgagaaaaaataaaaacaaatgtACTTTCAATATTgagaaaaaattatatatcgtttgataataatgtagatgatgatttaatatttgttaataggtatgtttattatgaaataaaaaatgaagagTGTATTATGATATGTCGAAAAAGATTGAAAAggaatttttttaaaaaaaatagagaatataatataggaaaaaagaaagagtatatagaaaataaatatatatatgattattgttataattCACTAgatgaattaaaaaaggacaaatatatatctacaTATAAATCTGAAATAGTTGTTATCTTTccttcatatttttatattaaacattttaaaattttaagagattatatattttcttttataattgAAAGAAATGATAAACCTTTaaatttttgttatatGTTTAAAGGGACTTTGCCTATATATGATATGAAcataaaacaaaaaatagataaaaaaaatattccttatatcttgaaaaatatatctaatgAACAGTTAGAAAATAAAtggaataaaaaaaaaaaaagaagaagtaataaaaaatttacaaaCATAGAACTGAATAATGATATACATTTGGATGTAGAccaaaataaaaatattcataataatattcataaaaatattcataaaaatattcataataatattcataaaaatattcataaaaatatttgtaataataataagagAAATAATATCTTTAGATACTCCAACTTTATAGTTCCCATTATTAATAAGtgtatttttatcaaaGAAGGAATATCAAATGTAGaatttttgaatatttcaatgaaagatatatttttttttacaacacatataaataaaaaatatagatgTAACCAATTATTTTTGAACGGACCtaaatgttttaaaaaattaatatatgaagaaaaagaagaagaatattttttaaatttatacaAAAGTAAAgatgagaaaaaaattttccTTTTAAGTGGTAGCcattttcataataaattatttttattgaaTCTATCAAAGATATactcaaaaaaaataataataaaaaataattatttaataaaacaaaGAAAACATGTTATAATTGATATGATTAAATTAATTTCTTGTCGTTTAAGAGGTAAATGTTTTTTAGAAAATTTCTATgaacatattattataatatgtcAAGGAGAAAGAAATCATGTAgacatattttttatatgtattaaagatattaattatttgataaaaaGAGTGAAtaggaaaaaatataataataatgaaaaaaaaaaaaaaaatatatatcacaCTTATTTAGATacatatgataataatatgtataataaattacatttttgtcatatgaaatataaaattaagATAAGAAAATTTGAAATTCCTATAGattcaaaaataaaaaaattggctacattaaaaaattgtaaTCTTCAAGATTTTGATATGACTAAATATGGTTTAgtaatttatttatataaatattttttaacaccttttatttgtatactttatttaaaaaatatatatatcaacACATGTAAGAAAACAAGTGGTGTActtattaataataataataataataattattataattataataataattattattatcatttaatgaagatgatgaagataatTTATCTTCCTATAAAAAAAGGTAGTATGTCATGTAGTATAAATAACAATTTTTATAGTCCCTTTATATCCTTTGATATATGTAATACTTTTATAAACAACATAAAGTTAcaattaaatttaaaaaaaggGTTCCTTTGtttatcaaaaaatattaataagaTCGAGCATAAAGATGATCTGGTTTGTCGGTCATCTAAATTATTTGAaagtatttattttaaatatgataaGGAAATGGAACAAATTTTTGAACttcataaaaatttttgtattaaagatatttttttaaaaacgactgacaataaaaaaattgcCATCACGTTAGTATATAAGAGTAAAGATAATGATCATATATgttatgataattataataatataaggAGCACAACTACGAGTGGgatgaataatataaatgattgtattaaaagaatatttgataataataataattattattattatgagaagggagataaaaataaaaaagatatagaaattactaatttttttgattatataataaatgaggaaaaaaaaataaatatagaCAACAACAAAATGTGgtatgataataataataataataataataataataatatatattatgataataataataataataatatatgttatgataataataataataatatatgttatgataataataataatatatgttatgATAACAATTTTGTAGATGATTTATATTctcataaatataattatttattcaaTGATTTTCcaattatttttcattataatttattatcacaaatgaatatggaaacttataaaatttataatatcgaatctaaagaagaaaagaatCATATGTTACTTCctcattttatttatccTAGTAAAACGATAATACATGTATACCctttttataatgaaatGAATTTAAGCACATACAACgatgaatattatttttatcttttaaacAACTTTGTTATATCTTATTTTCATCTTAGAGATTCAGGAGGTTTATTATATGACAACAATGAACAAGGTGAGAGAAagaaatttatttataaaacaaaagaaaagaaaaaaattattaatgATTTTATGCATTGTATTAATTTtcttaaatataaaaatataagtaatactgaaaaaatttctttatatgtatattcAAATTGTGGAATGATAGGAGGATATATATTAGgtcataaatataaaattctaaaaaatattatattttttaatccattattagatatttttaataactTAACAGATTGTAATAATCCACATGTACCTTCAGAATATTTAGAATTTGGATCtatgaatataaatgattataatttaaaaaaaaatatacatataaaaataaataataacagtgacaataaaataaacgGTGGgtataataaaaaacataaaagATATCGcaagaataatataagacgaaatacaaaatatagTAAAGAAAGATATTTAAAAGGAATACACAAAAATGTTAgaaatgataataataaaaaaaaaaaatatatatatatatataaatatataccttattattatttatatacaatgtgtccatattataatatatctccaaattataaagaacattattgtaataatataaataatataaataatatatcaaagGAAGTTATTTCTTTTAACAACAAGAATACtaatatgttttttaaaaataatattcttttatatctaaacaaaaatgatattatatgttctaattataattctataaaatattttataaaatatataaatcataaaaatctcacaataaattattattattattattatgatcatcattatgatgataatgGTGAGAATAATCTAGATGAAACACATAAAGAACATCATAACAATAAAGtgaattttataaattttaaaaataataatgaaaatgaaaaggaaaaacaaaacttttatatttctttttctaaTAAGGGTGGGCATAGTGGATATGATTCTTCATCTGCTTATTTAAATACAATGTtagataaaatatatttacatttttttataaattaa